Proteins encoded by one window of Arachis hypogaea cultivar Tifrunner chromosome 1, arahy.Tifrunner.gnm2.J5K5, whole genome shotgun sequence:
- the LOC140181351 gene encoding uncharacterized protein: MVITARVGTDLVKRILVDTGADSNIMFRNVFDALGLRDTDLMTHQHGVIGLDDHFIKPDGIISLPTSVGQGQGRRSIMAEFVVLRDSTTYNIILGRKTINDVEAVINTKQLVMKFVADDGSVGSIRGDLETAVACDNASLSLRKKSKEASGVFLADLDVRVDDKPRPEPKGDLEKFRVGDTEEKFTFVNRNLPHEMKEPLIEMIRANGDLFAWTPADMPGIDPRDMSHHLAVKPDARLVAQRRRKMSQERAEEVAKQTASLLEAGFIRELDYSTWLSNVVLVKKHNGK; encoded by the coding sequence ATGGTCATTACGGCTAGGGTGGGAACCGACCTCGTCAAACGAATCCTTGTGGACACGGGAGCAGACTCGAACATTATGTTCCGCAACGTGTTTGATGCGCTGGGATTACGGGACACCGACCTCATGACTCACCAACACGGTGTCATAGGGTTAGACGACCACTTCATTAAGCCAGATGGGATAATATCTCTGCCGACCTCTGTGGGACAAGGACAAGGACGAAGGTCAATAATGGCCGAGTTCGTGGTTCTACGGGACTCCACTACCTACAACATTATCCTGGGGAGGAAAACAATTAACGATGTTGAGGCGGTAATCAACACAAAGCAGCTGGTTATGAAGTTCGTTGCTGATGACGGATCGGTAGGATCCATAAGAGGAGATCTGGAAACAgcagtcgcttgcgacaacgCCAGCCTCTCCTTGAGGAAGAAGTCTAAAGAAGCATCTGGAGTGTTTCTTGCTGACTTAGATGTCAGAGTCGATGATAAGCCAAGACCAGAACCAAAGGGGGACTTGGAAAAGTTCAGGGTCGGTGACACGGAGGAAAAGTTCACATTTGTTAATAGAAACCTCCCACATGAGATGAAAGAACCTCTAATAGAAATGATTAGGGCCAATGGAGATCTATTCGCTTGGACACCCGCCgatatgccgggcatagaccccaggGACATGTCACATCACCTGGCCGTCAAGCCGGACGCCCGTCTAGTGGCCCAAAGGAGGAGGAAGATGTCCCAGGAGagagcagaggaggtggccaagcagacggccagcctcctagaagcaggTTTCATACGAGAACTAGACTACTCGACCTGGCTGTCAAATGTAGTTCTGGTAAAGAAGCACAATGGCAAATAG
- the LOC112709448 gene encoding uncharacterized protein — translation MGATPFHRSILEVRLLKHFDKPTDMRYDGTQDPQEHLTAFEARMNLEGVGDEVRCRAFPVTLAGPAIRWFNSLLQGSVAGFSDISRAFLAQFTTRIAKTKHPTNLLGVTQRTEETTRKYLDRFNDECLDIEGLTDSVASLCLTNGLLNEDFRKHLTTKPVWTMHEIQTVAKEYINDEEVSRIVAANKWQPSYNQPRQHSNGERQKKQVRDGGPSRAPRPPPRVRKFANYTPLTLPIIDVYQQIAEKGILSKPRPLKDRTGANKSLYCDYHKGYGHQTQDCFDLKDALEQAIRDGKLTEFSHLIREPRRPHRNHSDEGKTRSTKWRQEPEDNDHGLTVINVVTAKNTAPKSRSAHKKDAKVLAISSSPA, via the coding sequence ATGGGCGCCACCCCGTTCCACCGTTCCATCCTCGAGGTCCGGTTGCTGAAGCATttcgacaaaccaacggacatgaggtatgacgGGACGCAAGACCCGCAGGAGcacctaacggccttcgaggcccgAATGAACCTCGAAGGAGTGGGAGACGAGGTAAGGTGCCGCGCTTTCCCGGTCACCTTGGCAGGCCCGGCGATACGGTGGTTCAATAGCCTTCTGCAGGGTTCTGTGGCCGGTTTCTCGGACATCAGTCGCGCCTTCTTGGCGCAATTCACTACCAGAATCGCAAAGACAAAGCACCCAACCAATCTCCTCGGCGTGACCCAACGCACCGAAGAGACCACCAGGAAGTATCTAGAtcggttcaacgacgaatgcctgGACATCGAGGGACTAACCGACTCTGTGGCCAGCCTTTGTCTGACGAACGGCCTTCTTAATGAGGATTTCCGAAAACATCTCACCACCAAACCGGTCTGGACGATGCACGAGATCCAGACTGTAGCCAAGGAATACATAAATGATGAGGAAGTCAGCCGAATTGTGGCTGCCAACAAATGGCAGCCTTCCTACAATCAACCCAGGCAACACAGTAATGGAGAAAGGCAGAAGAAGCAAGTCAGAGACGGGGGCCCGAGCAGAGCGCCCAGACCGCCTCCCCGGGTCAGAAAATTTGCCAACTACACCCCACTCACCCTCCCCATCATAGACGTTTACCAACAAATAGCCGAAAAGGGGATATTGTCGAAACCTCGACCTCTTAAAGATCGTACAGGGGCAAACAAGAGTCTCTACTGTGATTACCATAAAGGCTATGGACACCAAACACAAGACTGTTTCGACCTAAAGGACGCACTGGAGCAAGCGATCAGGGACGGTAAACTGACTGAATTCTCCCATCTCATAAGGGAACCGAGGAGACCACATAGGAACCACAGTGACGAGGGCAAGACCCGATCGACGAAATGGCGACAAGAGCCAGAAGACAACGATCACGGCCTCACCGTAATAAATGTGGTGACTGCCAAAAACACAGCGCCAAAGTCGAGATCTGCGCACAAGAAAGATGCCAAAGTCCTGGCAATTTCCTCCTCGCCGGCATGA